TAAAAATGTCGCGGTATCCCAGAAAAGATAATGAAATAGGCGGGCAAAAACAAATCCCATAAGAATCGCCACGGAATATGCATTTACAAACCATTCATTGGAATAACCCGCCCGTAAGGATTTATGGCGTTGGTAAAAAAATCCCATCACAAGGATACCTAATACCCAATGGCCTTCATAACCCCGAACCTGATAACCGAATATATCAAAATTAATTGGAAACATCACTCACCTGAAACCTTTGTACAAACTATACCGAAATAATATATATATAAAATACTGTATTTTACAACCACACGATCAACTATCCCAAGTTTGGTGATTTTTCCTTTTTGGGCCGCTTTATAAATGGACGAATTCCCGAATGCAACAAGGCCCAAAAGATTATAAGAACAGGCTTCGCCTTTTTTATAATAAGTTTCCGCATTCGGAGAAATAGACCCTACCGGTTCTATATAGGCAAGCACCGCCGATGTTGTCCCCAAAGAAGTTTGAGAGCCTGTGGTGCCGCAGTGAAAAATACAGAAAAAACTAAGGGCAAAGACAAAATACCGAAACATGGGAAATATCATTCCCCATAAACAATGGTGCAAACTTGGCCATAGACTAAAAATATATTGGTAACGCTTCGATCCACAACTCCGACTTTGGAAATACCGCCTTTTTGCATGGCATGAATCAAAGAAGAATCTCCGCCCGCATAAAGTCCGAAAAGATTGATGGAACATGCTTCGCCTTTCTTAACGAAGATAGGAGAAGGCCCGAGAGTCACAGGTTCTTGGTCTATTTTAAAAATCGCTGAGCCCAATGGGGAAATAAATCCGGTTGTGACACATCCCGAAAATAAAAGTCCCGACAGGAGGATTAAAAATTTCATAAGAATAATGAGCTTAAAAGGGATTTTGTGTAAAGAGAAATTAGGAAATTATTTTTTAGCGCCTTCGGGGGCCTGAGGGGAAAACTTCTCTGCCAACCGGAATCTCCATTCCGATTCAGGATGATTCAACTGAACCCAACCTTGCGCATGATCCCAACGCCCGTCGGATTCCACGGATTCCCAAAAATACGCCTGATTCATATATTTGTAGGTATCAAGAATATCTAATAAATCGCGTTCTTTGCGTGGAAATTCGTTCACTTTTTCTAGTCTGGGTAGGAAACTGGAACGGTCGATTTGTTTTTTTAAAGGAAAGGATCTTTTTTGAAAAAGAAAAGAGAACATCTTCCGATTTACCGAGAATAAATAAGTAGGCCATGGCGATCACGAAAGAGAAAAAAGCTGATTTTAATGAGAAACTGGTAGATTTCAAAAACTACCTGGAGGAACTCAAAAAAGAAGCGAATATGTACAAACTCCAGTCCAAAAAAAACAAGGACATGGAACCTTATTTCAATATCGCGCTGGCAACAAACTCGCTGAAGTCAATTAACACCTGTCTTATGATCAACGAGTTATCGACCGCAATTTTAGAAATCAATAATAACAACTATCTGGAAACGGCTAGAAAAGAAATTTACAACTGCATTTCATTTATCGAAAAAACAGTAAGCAATAACATAGACGGCTCCCTCTCAGAAAACAAAGATCTACTTGCCAAAATAGAAAGAATAACACCTACACAAAGATTGAACCTGATCAAAGGACTGAGAGAAGCGATCAAAAAAACAAATATCGCTTTCGGACCCAATTCAAAATGGAAATGGAGTTGGCCCGATATCCATTATCGATTGGCCGGATGCGCCAAAAATCTCTTCGATTTTATCGCTTATGAAAAAGAACAAGATCTTGACAACCCTTATTATTATACACGTAGGGAACATTTTAATTTAATTATCGAACTCTCCAACTCCGCCGCACAGGACTTTCGTTCCAAATTTGAAATGTCGACACAAGATTCCACGGATTTGAAACACTCTGTAGTCATGTTAGAGATGAATAGAAAAATATTTCAAATCACAGGTGAAACGGAAGACCTGGAAAAAACCAAAACTCTCATCGAATCCTTCCAACAAAAGATCGCAGACCTGGAATCCGATGACAAAAAGAAAAAAAAGAAACAATAATCGACGTTTTTCCCCCGTTTCCACAGTCTAGTACTTAGAACGGGCATTACCTTTCAAAGGAGAAACAGAAATATGGCATTAACAGAAGTCAATGACGCCAATTTCAAAGCAGAGACTGCAAGCGGTATGGTACTTGTAGATTGTTGGGCGGAATGGTGTGGTCCTTGTCGTATGGTTGCGCCGGTGTTAGATGAGCTTTCCACTGAAATGTCTGAAATCAAAATCAAAAAGCTGAATGTTGATTTCAACCAAAAGACAGCACAAGAATTAGGAATTCAATCCATTCCAACTCTACTTCTTTACAAAGATGGGGTTTTAGTTGATAAAGCGATCGGAGCACTTCCGAAGCCGCAAATCAAAAAATTCATCGAAAACCACAAATAGGAAGTCGACGCTCCCCTCATGGTAAGTTCAGAACCAAACGGTTTCATAGCGCTCTCCAGAGGGGGGTACCTAGTAGATACTTCGGAAGGATACATCCAATTCGGATCTCCTCCCGAAACGATCAAAGACACTATGGGTCTTGAAAAAAAGACTCCCCTCGTATTCGTATTACCCAATAAATTCTTTCATGTGGAAAAAGGAATCAGCGTAGCTGAACTTGAATTTCCCATCTATTTTAACTTTTTTTTCCGGGGAGGAAAAAAAACCTTCATCGTCTGCACCCAAGAACAGAAAGAACAACTAACAATCGTTTTAGGTGAATCCCTGATGGGTCCTGCAGAGCTCAACCTTGCTTCCGAATTCATAGACGGAGAAGCCACTTTCGGGTTTCCCGATATCAAAGCGGAAATGGCATACTTCCGTAGTTATAAATCCATGGACGATGTTGTGGAATTTATATTGTTTGATGAAAATCAAAAAGTTAAATTCGGCGGGATTACCATAGAGCACCTGCCATCTAACGAATTTTTGGTGGTCGATCAGGATCGTAAAACGAAGATCCCCGGTGAAGTGGATTTCCATGTTAAATTCGATATTGGAAAAAGATTACTGGAACCGTTTCAGCCGCCTCTGATAGGAATCACTTGCCTCGGTCCTTCCCATGGTTTTGATCCGAATGACAACACCTCCGGTTTTATCATTTGGCTGAACGGCCAAGGAATTATGGTGGACCCGCCTGTGAATTCCACAGAATGGCTTCGCGAATCCAATGTTAACCCTAAATTCATCAACTCCATCATTCTCACCCATTGCCATGCGGACCACGATGCGGGAACATTTCAAAAAATCCTGGAAGAATCAAAGATTACGATCTATGCAACTGCAACCGTGATGGAATCTTTCCTACGCAAATACTGCAGTTTGACTAAGATTCCCAGAAAAGAAATCACTGATTTATTCGATTTTATACCTGTAGTCATCGGTCGTCCCACAATTATCAACGGTGGAGAGTTTTACTTTCATTATGCGATCCATTCCATTCCTTCCGTAGGTTTCGAATTTTTCTTCCAGGACCAATCTTTCTATTATACTTCCGATCACCTGAATGA
The nucleotide sequence above comes from Leptospira kobayashii. Encoded proteins:
- a CDS encoding cAMP/cGMP-dependent 3',5'-cyclic-AMP/GMP phosphodiesterase, with the protein product MVSSEPNGFIALSRGGYLVDTSEGYIQFGSPPETIKDTMGLEKKTPLVFVLPNKFFHVEKGISVAELEFPIYFNFFFRGGKKTFIVCTQEQKEQLTIVLGESLMGPAELNLASEFIDGEATFGFPDIKAEMAYFRSYKSMDDVVEFILFDENQKVKFGGITIEHLPSNEFLVVDQDRKTKIPGEVDFHVKFDIGKRLLEPFQPPLIGITCLGPSHGFDPNDNTSGFIIWLNGQGIMVDPPVNSTEWLRESNVNPKFINSIILTHCHADHDAGTFQKILEESKITIYATATVMESFLRKYCSLTKIPRKEITDLFDFIPVVIGRPTIINGGEFYFHYAIHSIPSVGFEFFFQDQSFYYTSDHLNDPEAFEDMYKKGVLPETRFQFLKDFPWDRKIIYHEAGVPPLHTRISYLATLPEEVQKRITVYHIASKDMPTGTHLTLAKFGIENTLYPEITPPKHQDAFKLLEILSQIDIFSGFPIEKAKEFLQIVKEEKFRRGEQIIIKGIKGDRFYIIASGNVRFEGLSGDHSAVKRYGTYEYFGEASLILDTVRQADVYAETDVVALTIDKTRFHQFIRGSKLHENLVKLNSIRETNTWKTLTESQTFRGLTSYQVTQLELILKFETIRSEDVLIEEGHSFEKAFIVKSGTVVVMQHHRTIRELGPGDFVGEIYPLTKKLPSSYTFIAWPGTELYVLGQEDAIQYIKKNPGVYMKLNTVYN
- a CDS encoding TRL domain-containing protein — encoded protein: MFRYFVFALSFFCIFHCGTTGSQTSLGTTSAVLAYIEPVGSISPNAETYYKKGEACSYNLLGLVAFGNSSIYKAAQKGKITKLGIVDRVVVKYSILYIYYFGIVCTKVSGE
- a CDS encoding TRL domain-containing protein, whose product is MKFLILLSGLLFSGCVTTGFISPLGSAIFKIDQEPVTLGPSPIFVKKGEACSINLFGLYAGGDSSLIHAMQKGGISKVGVVDRSVTNIFLVYGQVCTIVYGE
- the trxA gene encoding thioredoxin; protein product: MTFQRRNRNMALTEVNDANFKAETASGMVLVDCWAEWCGPCRMVAPVLDELSTEMSEIKIKKLNVDFNQKTAQELGIQSIPTLLLYKDGVLVDKAIGALPKPQIKKFIENHK